The genomic window AACAAATTGGTCCCGAAGTCAGGCGATGTGCGATAAATAAAGCAAAATTCGCCACAGAACCACCAGACAGCACAGATGGAACATGCTTATTCAACAGTTGTGTCGTTAAGCTCGCCATGTCATAGTCCATATTGTTTGGAATAAAAAACGCTCGTTTTCCTTTATGCTCATCAATAATTTGATGGTGAACTAATAAAGAGTAAATAACAAATATATCGTCCATATCGATCGATTCGAAATGCAAATAGTTATTTATTCCTCCATCTATTGTAACAACAATGTGTGGTTTTATATGATGAGCAAGCAGCGTATTAATTGTAGAACCTGCACAAATAATTAGCGCCTTTTCTCTTACTTGCTCTAATAAAGGCAGCTGTTTTGTTAAAGAAGGTCCGCCAGCAACGATAATCGCTGGCGCATCAAACTGTTTTTCTAAAACTTGCAGCCCTTCGTCTTCAAATGCATGCACTAAATTAAACAAATAATTTTTTTGCCAATCATGCGCAAAAAAATTGAAAGTATTCCTATTTATTTTCTCCATAAAAACAACATCTTTTGCTTTTTTAAAACATTGCTTGCAAAGTTCCGAGTATATTTTATCGTAATTTGGCGAAATGATAAATTGAGCACCTTGCGGAAATCTTTTTATAAACACTTGTAAAATCGCTTCAAATTCGTCGACATGTTCAATCACGGCCACTTTTATACGCTCATTATTTACATGGGTGCTCTGAATATCTTTTTCAAGCGCTCGATTCGGCTCGACGACAAGAAGAAATTCATCGCTCGTTATCTTTTTTGCAAATTGTTGCACAATATATCCATTTCCGTATCCAAACAAAATGTGAAGATGATGTTTTTTATAATGTTTTTCAACGTACACCTCTGCTTCTTTTATTGGATCGTACTTGCTATGTAATAAATAGCCTGCCATTTTAAAAACAGGCAACCCTTCTCGTTTCGAATAAATCGTTTCGATATTAACTTGTTCAACCATAACTTTTCTCCTCTCATCTTTATGGAAGAGTAAATTAGCTCTCCTTTTATATCGGCACATTTTCACTCATTTGTTATATATTTTAGAGCAAAAAATAAAAAGAGACCTTAGAACCGCGCCTAAGATCTCTTTTTATGTTAATTAGCGAAGCAATTGCAATACGCCTTGTGGTTGTTGGTTCGCTTGCGCTAACATCGCTTGTGCTGCTTGCATTAAAATATTGTTTTTCGTAAACTCCATCATTTCCTTCGCCATGTCAACATCACGGATACGTGACTCAGCAGCAGTTAAGTTTTCTTGTGTTGCACCTAGGTTGTTAATTGTATGCTCTAAACGGTTTTGTACCGCACCGAGTTTCGCACGTTCGCTAGAAACTGTTTCAATTGCACTATTAATTGTTGAAATAGCGTCATCAGCAGCAGTTTGAGAAGAAATGCTTAATCCGCTCACACCTAAGCCGCTTGCAGTCATGGCATTAATTGTTAATGTGATCGCTTGACCAGAATTCGCACCGATATGGAAAGTTTTACCATTAAACGTACCATCTAACAGTTTTTGTGTGTTAAATTCTGTATTGTTTGCAATACGGTTAAGTTCAGAGATTAATTGATTCACTTCTGCTTGTAGAGCATCACGATCTTCTTGTGTGTTTGTGTCATTTGCTGATTGCACAGCAAGTTCGCGCATGCGTTGAAGGATTGCGTGAGTTTCCGTTAATGCACCTTCTGCTGTTTGAATTAATGAGATAGAGTCTTGTGCGTTTTTAGTAGCCATTTCAAGACCGCGAATTTGACCGCGCATTTTTTCAGAGATAGCAAGACCTGCAGCATCGTCGCCTGCACGGTTGATGCGGAAACCAGAAGAAAGCTTCTCAAGGTTTTTCGCTGTTTGCGTGTTGTTGAATGCTAATTGACGGTGCGTATTTAACGCTGAAATGTTGTGTTGAATTCTCATGTTCATTTCCTCCTTGAATTATATTTTTCTACATCCATGTAGTTGGGTGCGCAAGAAACAAAGTATATCTCCTGCTCCCAATCTTTATATCGGAGTGAATATAAAAATGTTTAGTCATTTTTTTATTTTTTTATTGTTTTTTTAGCTGATCGAATAAATGCTGTGAAACGTGCAGTGCTTGCTTATTTTCTTCTTGAATGAGCCGATACACTTCTTTGCGGTGCACATCGATATGCTTCGGAGCAACGACCCCTAACTTTACTTGATCTCCTTCAATGGCTAACACTTTAATCTCAATAGTATCCCCAATCATAATAGATTCATTTTTTTTCCGGGTAAGAACGAGCATTATCGTTCCCTCCCCTCGTTCACTTCACGCAAAGAAAAACGAATCGGATAATCGGTATTGTGCAGAATCAATTGCTTTCCTATTTTATCTCGTACATTAATAACAACAGGTGCCTTTAAATTTAACGTTGATTCGACAAACGGCTCTTTCAGCGTCATAATAACATACACTAAACAATCTTCTGGAGACGTTAATTTTAATGTTTCCGCCTCATCTTCCGATAAGTCAAAAGCATATTCAGGATAAAAAGCAAACGGGTATGCAACGACAAACCCGACATGCTGATGATGAATAGACTGCAAAATGGCGAATGATGTCGATTCTTCAAGAGGCAAAATTACAAAATGCTTTTCTTCCTCGAATCCGGGAATTCCGTTTGGAAAGTATATAACTTGATCTTCACAAACTTCGACTTCGCCCAAAAATTTTGACACCATTTTCATCTTACCGAGCTCCTTCCTTATTTCACAGAAAAAGCGGCACATCAAGCACCGCTTCACATTTAATACTTCACATCAATCTGTATAGATGGATATTGAATCATATGACCAGAAACTTTCCCTTGTTTATACTCATGAATAGGCGGATTAACTTTCGCTTGGATAATCGGCTTATTCTTTTCCACTTCGATCTCCACGCGCGCTGGTTCATAGTGAACATCTACACTATCTACAGATGGAATAAATGTAATTCCAAGCTGGCGATATGGGCGCATGCCTTTTCCTGTTGCGATTTCTGCGATCGGATTACCGCCATGCTCGATTCGCATCAACCGTTCTCCTTCTTCCGCTTGTCTAGCAATCCCCTCAAGCAAAGCTTGGCGTCCTTCTTTAGCAAACCGGCTCGTCGACTCAAGCGGACCAATTAGCCCCATATCTCTCCATGCCCTTGATTGATCAATGGTGAGACGAGCAGGTTGTTTATAAATATGGAGCGAAGCCGGCGGCTGTTCGATATATAATTCTGCTTTAGGCTGCTCAATATGCTGTGTTGGTTTTTGTATGTTCAAACCGAGCATCGCTTTTACAGTACGAATTTGTATTTGCGGCATATTCATTTTACTCACCTAACGCAAAAAATCAATTAATGTCGGCTGAATGATTCGCGCTCCTACACTTAGTGCAGCACGATGGACACTTTCCTGTGAAATAAGCTCTGTAATTGCTTTTTCGTAATCAATATCCTCGTTATTCGACATCACTTTTGTCGTAATAACTTCTTGTGTCGCTAAGCGATTTTCCATCATTTCCACTCGATTTTGTTTCGCCCCAAGTTCCGAACGAGCTGCCAACAAGGCATTTTGTTGATTCTCAACTTGTGTTAAATAACTACCAATTGTATTCCCTGTACTCCCTGGGTTATTCAAAGCTGTCTTCAAGTTTTGTAGCATGCCAACGATGCCAGTCGAGGCATCTCCAAATAAAGCCGCACCATCAATATTCACTTCTAATTCAATTCCATCAAACACTTCAATTTTCACTTTGTTATTGTTTGTGCCAGCTGAAAACGAAGGGTCATCTGGATAGCCAACAAATAGTGGATTTCTTGTGTCAGTTCCGTGAAAAATATATTTTCCACCTACTTTCGTATTAGCAATATCAACAATATGTTTTTGTAGTTGGTCAATTTCATCTGCAATTTTTTTGCGGTCATCAGGTGTTGCTGTATCTGTTGATGCTTGGACGACGAGCTCTTGAACACGTTGCAGTGCCATTCCCACTTTATCCAGTGCATCATCAGCACTGTCAATCCAGTTATGCACTTCACCAATATTCCGCTGATATTGCTTTACACGTTGCAAACTCTCACGATACGCAATTCCTTTCATCGCCACAACAGGATCATCAGAAGGGCGAGTAATCTTTTTTCCTGTCGTTAATTGCTCCTGAATCGTTCCAAGCCTTTGATAACTTGTCGATAAATGTCGTAACATATTATGAGCAAGCATTGATTGTGTTACTCTCATCTCATCCACCTACCTTTATATTCCGACACGTCCCATACCGTTAATAATTTTATCAAGCATTTCATCAACGACTGTAATCATGCGCGCAGCTGCACTGTACGCATGCTGAAATTTAACTAAATTTGTCATCTCCTCATCAAGAGAAACGGAGCTGACAGACTGGCGATTTTCATTGACAGACTTAGCTAACGTGTCCGCATTCACTTTCATTCTTTGAGCTTGTTGACCATCTACACCAATTTGCCCAATGAACCCTTCATAGAACGTTTGAATCGTTCCACCTTGAATAGGAACAGAAACAGGACTTCCTGAAATGGTGACCGTTCCACTCGTAATAAGCAAATCTTTTATTTTAGATAGATTTAGGGCATTTTCACCATTCCCAGGTTCGTTTAATGCAGTAGAAGCCGCAATTTTAGATAAATCGTTAATGCTCACTTGGATTGCACCCGCCGCTCCACTTACTGAACCCACACTAAAGAAGTCCAATCCTGTTGAGTTATCAAGTCCATATCCCGCGCGATGTTGGGCATTAAACATTTCCGCAAACGAGTATGCCATTTGATCTAATTTATTCAACATATCCGGATAATATCCAACAACGCTAGTAGGCGTACTTCCATACCCGTATGCTTCAATTAATGCTTTTATTTTTCCGTTCGCAAAGTCGTTTGGGGCAATCGTCGTACCGTCTGATAAAACAACGTTACGAACATATCCATTCGGATTCGTCGGGTCGCCAGAAATGCTCGGATCGATCGATAACGTTTTATATCCTGTACTTGATACAACTTCAATGGCTGCGCCAGTTGAATCAACGATTGAAATTTTGTAAATCCCCTCAGCAATCGGCAAAGCATTGCCACCCGTTGGTTGCTTGTCTACTTTTACTTGCACATACTTCGACAATTCGTCCACAAGCGCATCACGCCGATCATACAAGTCGTTCGGCAAATATCCATTCGGTTCAATCGCTTTGATTTGGTCGTTTAATTCACTAATTTGTCTTAAAATGGAGTTTACCTCCAATAACCCCGTTTTAATTTGTTGACCTAAATCTTCACGAATTTGCGTCAGCGAACTATGCAAATAGTTAAAAGATTCTGCCACAGCAATGCCACGTTGTCTAACCGCCGCACGCGCACCCTCATTTTCTGGACTAACACTCAAATCTTGGAGAGACTCCCAAAATTGTGTCATCGCCTTCGCCAAGCCAAACTCAGTCGGCTCATTCATCACATCTTCCATTCGGCTAATAGCATCCAAACGCGTACTCCAGTAACCTGACTTCGTGCTTTCATTGCGATATTGGTAATCTAAAAAACTATCTCTTATTCGCTGAATCGATCCTGCTTCCACCCCTGTTCCCATCTGCCCCGGAATATTCGGGCGATTCATTGAAGCTGCTGGATATGGCTCTGTTTGGTTAAAATTCACACGTTGTCTTGAAAAATCCGGCGTATTAGCGTTCGCGATATTATGCCCTGTTACGTATATAGCTGATTGTTGTGTAAACATGCCCCGTTTAGCGACTTCTAATCCATGAAATGTAGACCTCAATGATATCTCCTCCAGCTTTTTATTTACACTTTCGAATCAAAAATAGACTGTCGCTCCTCATAAGAAGTTGGCTCATTGTTAGCACGATATTGTATATCTTTTCTTTGCGGATGCAACGCATCAAGCATGACGCAAACAAACTGTAACGATTGCTCAATAAGTTGTTGATTCAGCTCATTTATCCGTTTAAGTTCTTCAATATGCTGTAATAATTGCTTTCGCAACTCATGGAGAATCTTCTGTTCTTGCTCATCTGCATAACGCAAACATGATTCTACTGTTTGCTCTCCATCAATCCCTGTGATTTGCGTAACTATTCGCGCACGCTTTTTTTCTAACTGATTAAGCATCGCTACGTGTACTTGTTCTTCTCTTACAATGTCATCTAAAGCAGCGAAGTCCCCTTTTTTTAGCGCTTCCGTCTTTCTGTTTGCACTACTTTTTAATTGTTGATGCGTTTCGATATAATCACGCAACACACCAACAAGTTGCTGAATAGACAAATGAATCGCCCCTTTATGCCCATCTACTGCTTTCCTTGTTTATAAAACGCATATATACTTTTTGCTACTTCATAATTGTCAATTTGATACGTCCCGTTTTGCACACGTTCTTTTATGTCAGCAAGTTTTTTTTGCCGTTCTTTCTCCCATAAAGCTAACTGTTGCAGTTCTTTTGCCTCAACAGAAATATCGACTTGATCATTTTCTTTTAAACGCTTATGTTTTGAGACATCGCTTTCTATTCTGGAGCGATACGCATAAACATTTGACAGACGAACATGATCGATTCTCATCCTACTCCCTCCTTTTTTTCATGTATTACAAAACGAACGTTTCTTTATATTTATTATCGTCAAAAGAAAAAAAACATTTACAACAACACATTACTTTTCATCTTTTTTTATATAATATGTTGGGTTATTATTTTGTTTGTCTTTTCTTTTTTCTTCTTCATAGATCATATGAAGTTGTTTATTGACGTCTTTATTGCACGATTCACATAATTTTCCTTCACGAATAATTGTTCCACATCGAGCGCAAGGATATCCTAAATGAGGAAATTGACGTAATTGTAACCTCCCTGTTTTGATAAATTTGAACAACAATGCCTCTTCAACACCAGTAGCTTCTACGACTTGGGTAATTGTTGCCATCCGATTTTCTCTTTTACGTAAAAAATTATATACAACCTCAAAAGCTTCTTCCTCTTCCTTATAGCATTTCTCGCATATATCGCGAAATTTTGTTTTAAGAAACAGACCTCCACATACCGGACAATTGTCAAGATTCATAATTACCTCCCCCTTCTTTACTCTATACATATATGTTAATGATTAACCCTCGAATCGCATCAATTGTACCTAATAAATCTAATGTCGTTTTTTGTTCATTTAACAAATCTTCTGTTAATCGGATCAGTTGCTTGTCAATTTCTTTTACAATTTTATATACGCGAGATCGTCCATTCCACCCAAATCCATACTGCTCTGATAATTGAAGCCCATTTTTTACCGTCTCATCGATGCATTGTTTTACAAGCTTTTTATATTTCCTTAAATCTTCTATTGTCCGCGATTCAACAAGTTTTTTTCCTTGTTCTTCAATTTCCCTGATTCTCTTTTCGAATTGTTCACCAACTAACCGATGATGCTGTTGACCTATTATTTCTGAAAATGATATTGAAGAAGATACAACTTGTTTTGTTTGCGATACATCAACAGAACCTATACTTTCCACTCTTTTGATTTCCATGTCGTCCGCTCCTATGATCGTTCAATTGCACGAATCAATTTTAACACTTCTCCAATTGCTGCGTATAGCTGTACAGGCATTCGATATTCTGGATCCATTAAGTTTTTAGCCAACTCCTCATCTTTTTGCACATACGGATAGTTCGTTAGTATATCCATTGTACTTACATTCACCGAAAAAGAGCCAGACTTTTGTTCGTAACTCGATATGGCCGTAAAATAATGATTTCCGTTCATATTCTCCACTCACGTTTCCTTTCTACATTCTTTGTATATTTAAGTTCAGGATCAGCGACTTCTTCTTTCGGTTCTTCTAGCTTGGCAATAACAATATCTCTTACTCGATACCCAATAGTTTCTAAATTTTCTTTTGTTGTGTTTATAAAGCTACGCAACGATTGATCAACTGCATCATCTTCTGTACGAATGGTTAATGTCACTTGTCTTTGTAGCGCTTGAAAAGAAACAGATACTTTTCCGTACCGTTCTGTATTCAACAAAAAGTATAAATAGCAATTTTCCCAATCTACTTTCCCATTTGCATTTCTCGAATGCAAATAAATTTGTACCGTTTTTATTTCCTCACCTTGTAAAAACGGTAATTGATAAAACATTGTTTGGGTATGACTTTCTTCTTGAAACTTGCTTAACAGCTGTTGCCCAGTAATATTCATCAACGCCTGTTCGGCTGTTTTAAACAAAGGATGCCCTTCATTTTTGGTCATTTTTATTAACCACGTTTTCAAGTTTTCTGCCGGTACTAAATCTTTCTCTACCAACAAAGAGCGAACAAGATCCTTTTCATGATAAAAACCAAGTTGGCGAAACTGTTCCAACACGTAGCGAGCAGACACTTCATCGTCCTTTGGCGGATGGGATAACATATGTTTCAATTGTTGAAATATTTGTTTTTCCATCGTCCAATGGCGGTTTAATTTTTCATTTGATGAAATGCGCACTATTTTTTGTTGAGAAGGTTGGAATTGAATTTGTTGAAGCATGTTCTTACTTTCCTGCACACATTTCAACGCTTGATCCATGCGTCCGTTTATTATCTCTGTTTTCGCTTCGGCAAGTTTGGCACTAATTTGAAGAAGTTTTTTCTCCATCTCCATATCAGCTAAATTTATTAAGTCTCCTTGTGAAATGACACGATCAAGCGCACGAACGGCTGCCTCGATAAAGTGTTTTCCTCGCTCTCTTGTTTGTAAATTTTGCTCCTTTTTAATAATTTCTATTGCTTTTTCTATTTTTGTATTTATATTTCTTTTTTCCTCTTTGAAATTACGCTCAGCCTCTGTCATTTTTTCTGTTACTGTTTTTACGATTACTTCTTTCATCTGTGAAGGTACAGATGGCATCCACTCTTCCTTAATTGAAAACGAAGAAATTTCTCCATATGTTAACTGCTCACTTTGTATAGTGTCATCTTGTACAACGAGAGGATCTATCACTTTCATCAATTTATTCAATTGTTCATCAAAACTAGATTCCTTCAACGCTTCATGAATGCATTGCAATTGAAAAGTGTTGATCGGTATCTTTTTACTAACCATCGTTTCAATCGTTTTTATTTTTTCTTTGACTGTCCCTTCTGCCATTTCAAAAAAACGCTGTAAGTTTAATTTTTCTTCGAGAGATAAACTTTTCCCTTGCTTGGAAAATATTTTTTCAATATCTTGTAAAAAATGTGAAGTGATGTGCCCTTCTCGTTTCTCACATACTACGTTCCATATTCCGTCAGATTCACTTACGAATCGGACAAAACATGTTGATTCCTTCGGCACTTCTCCCTCGAATTGAACGTGTACATCTTGTCCTTGTATCGTCACAATGGCTTCACCATTTCCTAAATGCTTTTTTACCTTCCCAACATATACGCCTTCAGAACATAGCGGAGAAAAAGAATATAGAGATTGTACACGATTCATCGCCATCTCCCCACGAAGTTCCATCACCACTCACACTCCACTCACTCTTTTCTTTTATTATCGGCATACAAAAAGACAATGTTAACTACGAATTAATGTAAACGAACAAATATCTTGCGCACCTGCGTCATAAAGAAGTTTTGCCGCTTCGTGCACCGTCGCCCCTGTCGTGTAAATATCATCTACGATTACAATGCGCTTTCCTGCGACACTTCCTTCAGCGACAAAAAACTTCCGTCCGACAAAGCGTTCACGTCTCGTTTTTTTTCGATTGTTTTTCGCCGTCGATCCGTCGCAAAGGGGAAATGATTGGAAATGGTAAAAGCGAAGCAATCGCTTCCGCTTGATTAAATCCGCGTTCAACTAATCGAGAAGGGCTAAGCGGAATAGGGACGAGAAGCACATCAGAAGAAAAATGTTTCGAGAAAACTGCGCGAATATCATGACGAAACGCTTCGACAAGCGCATAATCACCGCGAAATTTAAAACGGTTCATCACTTCTTTCATCCAATCATTATACATATACACCGAGACGTTTTGTTTTAAAGCACTTTTTCGTTTCTCCCACGCGATACAATCTTCACATACCGCTTGATCACTGAAACGGCTGCATCGTTCACAACAACTTCCTTCCAGACGAATAAAACGTGCACGGCAATGCGGGCAACAAACATCCGCTTGACGAATCGTCAAAAGGATGGAAAACGACATGTGTGGCATCCATTCATCATGACAAATGACACATTTCATTCGTCGATCAATCCTCTCTTTCGCGCTTCTTCGTTCATACGTACAATATGGCGCTTTGCTTTAAGCATTGCTTTCGTTTTTCCAAAATGAAAAAAGCGAATATCACCTGTCGGATATTGGGCACTCCGCCCGACCCGTCCAGCAATTTGCACGAGCGCACTTTCGGTAAAAATCGGTTGTTCTGCACCTAACACAGCGACATCAACGTTGGGCACAGTCACCCCGCGCTCTAAAATGGTCGTTGTCACGAGAATAGGAATTTGCCCGCGCCGAAAAGTGAGCACTTTTTCTTTTCGTTTCGGATCTTCGGCATGCACCCCTTCAATGTGCGGATGAAATTGTTGCAAGTACGGAACAACTTGTTGTAACAAGTCGATGTGGGGAACGAATACAAAAGCTTGCTTCTTTTGTTCTAAACGGGCATACATCCATTGAACGACACATAAAGGTAAACGGTGGTGACGCCACTTTTTTTGCCAATTGCCGCACCATTCAAATGTAGGGACAGGGAGTGGGTGACGATGATAGCGCGCAGGAATGGTTACCGCTTTTCGCTTTCCACTTTTTACTTCATATTGCCATTGTTCGTTAGGTGTTGCGGTTAAGTAAATGAGTGAAGACGTCGGTTTTCGAGCACGTTCAACGGCATACGAAAGCATCGGATCAACGCTATACGGAAATGCATCCACTTCATCAACAATCATGACATCGAACGCCCGATAATACCGAAGTAGTTGATGCGTCGTTGCCACCGTCAATGAAGCAAGTTTACCACGGTCTTCGCTACCGCCATATAATGCCGCCATATCGACCGATGGAAATACGCTCGCCAAGCGCGGAGCTAGCTCTAATACGACATCTGTGCGCGGAGCGGCGATGCAAACGCGCTTTCCGCGCGACAGCGCCAGATTGATTCCCGCAAATAACACTTCCGTTTTTCCTGCACCACATACGGCCCAAACGAGCAAAGAGTCGTTTCGATCAATCGCCTGACACACTTCGTCGGAAGCAAGTTGTTGGGCTGGGGATAGTTTACCGCTCCATTTCAGCGGTGAAGAAAAAGAGGTGGAGGGAATTGGGCCCGTCCATATGACGAGCGGATTGCATTCGCTACATCGTCCCATCATGACACATTTTCGACAATACGTACATATGCGTCCGCACCGAGCGCACGGAAAAGAGGCAAAAAGTTGTTGATCCTCATTGTCGCATCGCACACAGCGATAACCTTTTTTCGTTTTGACGATACTGTCAACGATTTGAACATGTTTCGCATCATGAGAAAAAGAAAGTTCAGACTTTAGCAGCTGCTTGCCTGCGAGATGCAACGAAATCACCTCACTAAAAAAGAAGTGGACGAGTCGCCCACTTCTTCTATTCGCGCTAATCAAAAGAATTCCTGTTTATTTTTTGTACCAACCGAATCCCATTGCTCCTTCACCTAAATGTGTGCCAATGACCGGTCCGAAATAACTAAGGAAAAATTCAACGTGCGGGTATTGTTGTTCGAGCTTTTCTTTCCATGCGCGCGCTTCTTCTTCACGATTCGCATGAATGATGACCGCACGCATCGGAACGCCCAGCATCGCATCTTCAGCAAATAGCTCTTCTATTCGGCTTAACGCTTTTTTACGTGTACGAATTTTTTCAAACGGCACGATCACTTTATCAACAAAATGTAAAATCGGTTTCACTTGTAAAAGGCTGCCGATAAACGCTTGTGCGCCACTTAGCCGCCCACCGCGCTGCAAATGGGATAAATCATCAACCATAAAATAAGCGCGCACCGATCGCTTCATTTCATCTAGCCGCGCAATAATCGCCTCTGGA from Anoxybacillus gonensis includes these protein-coding regions:
- a CDS encoding DUF6470 family protein, giving the protein MNMPQIQIRTVKAMLGLNIQKPTQHIEQPKAELYIEQPPASLHIYKQPARLTIDQSRAWRDMGLIGPLESTSRFAKEGRQALLEGIARQAEEGERLMRIEHGGNPIAEIATGKGMRPYRQLGITFIPSVDSVDVHYEPARVEIEVEKNKPIIQAKVNPPIHEYKQGKVSGHMIQYPSIQIDVKY
- a CDS encoding flagellar biosynthesis protein FlhB, whose translation is MNGNHYFTAISSYEQKSGSFSVNVSTMDILTNYPYVQKDEELAKNLMDPEYRMPVQLYAAIGEVLKLIRAIERS
- a CDS encoding YaaR family protein, giving the protein MEIKRVESIGSVDVSQTKQVVSSSISFSEIIGQQHHRLVGEQFEKRIREIEEQGKKLVESRTIEDLRKYKKLVKQCIDETVKNGLQLSEQYGFGWNGRSRVYKIVKEIDKQLIRLTEDLLNEQKTTLDLLGTIDAIRGLIINIYV
- the fliW gene encoding flagellar assembly protein FliW yields the protein MKMVSKFLGEVEVCEDQVIYFPNGIPGFEEEKHFVILPLEESTSFAILQSIHHQHVGFVVAYPFAFYPEYAFDLSEDEAETLKLTSPEDCLVYVIMTLKEPFVESTLNLKAPVVINVRDKIGKQLILHNTDYPIRFSLREVNEGRER
- a CDS encoding flagellar protein FlgN, which produces MSIQQLVGVLRDYIETHQQLKSSANRKTEALKKGDFAALDDIVREEQVHVAMLNQLEKKRARIVTQITGIDGEQTVESCLRYADEQEQKILHELRKQLLQHIEELKRINELNQQLIEQSLQFVCVMLDALHPQRKDIQYRANNEPTSYEERQSIFDSKV
- the flgK gene encoding flagellar hook-associated protein FlgK; its protein translation is MRSTFHGLEVAKRGMFTQQSAIYVTGHNIANANTPDFSRQRVNFNQTEPYPAASMNRPNIPGQMGTGVEAGSIQRIRDSFLDYQYRNESTKSGYWSTRLDAISRMEDVMNEPTEFGLAKAMTQFWESLQDLSVSPENEGARAAVRQRGIAVAESFNYLHSSLTQIREDLGQQIKTGLLEVNSILRQISELNDQIKAIEPNGYLPNDLYDRRDALVDELSKYVQVKVDKQPTGGNALPIAEGIYKISIVDSTGAAIEVVSSTGYKTLSIDPSISGDPTNPNGYVRNVVLSDGTTIAPNDFANGKIKALIEAYGYGSTPTSVVGYYPDMLNKLDQMAYSFAEMFNAQHRAGYGLDNSTGLDFFSVGSVSGAAGAIQVSINDLSKIAASTALNEPGNGENALNLSKIKDLLITSGTVTISGSPVSVPIQGGTIQTFYEGFIGQIGVDGQQAQRMKVNADTLAKSVNENRQSVSSVSLDEEMTNLVKFQHAYSAAARMITVVDEMLDKIINGMGRVGI
- the csrA gene encoding carbon storage regulator CsrA, with the translated sequence MLVLTRKKNESIMIGDTIEIKVLAIEGDQVKLGVVAPKHIDVHRKEVYRLIQEENKQALHVSQHLFDQLKKQ
- the flgL gene encoding flagellar hook-associated protein FlgL yields the protein MRVTQSMLAHNMLRHLSTSYQRLGTIQEQLTTGKKITRPSDDPVVAMKGIAYRESLQRVKQYQRNIGEVHNWIDSADDALDKVGMALQRVQELVVQASTDTATPDDRKKIADEIDQLQKHIVDIANTKVGGKYIFHGTDTRNPLFVGYPDDPSFSAGTNNNKVKIEVFDGIELEVNIDGAALFGDASTGIVGMLQNLKTALNNPGSTGNTIGSYLTQVENQQNALLAARSELGAKQNRVEMMENRLATQEVITTKVMSNNEDIDYEKAITELISQESVHRAALSVGARIIQPTLIDFLR
- a CDS encoding motility associated factor glycosyltransferase family protein yields the protein MVEQVNIETIYSKREGLPVFKMAGYLLHSKYDPIKEAEVYVEKHYKKHHLHILFGYGNGYIVQQFAKKITSDEFLLVVEPNRALEKDIQSTHVNNERIKVAVIEHVDEFEAILQVFIKRFPQGAQFIISPNYDKIYSELCKQCFKKAKDVVFMEKINRNTFNFFAHDWQKNYLFNLVHAFEDEGLQVLEKQFDAPAIIVAGGPSLTKQLPLLEQVREKALIICAGSTINTLLAHHIKPHIVVTIDGGINNYLHFESIDMDDIFVIYSLLVHHQIIDEHKGKRAFFIPNNMDYDMASLTTQLLNKHVPSVLSGGSVANFALFIAHRLTSGPICLIGQDLAYTNNQTHAQHNRFYREISEEDKKQRGMFYTEGYFGDEVLTDYGFYSMKTSFEQFASFVDDSNRLFNCTEGGVRLEGYKQIPFKQFIEKYIRFDDGRTVFVDQFVQPQKRSQEEWEVFLERIEREIEKYQEVADICKKAIRLLGKNRSNQYFDEHILKKLNKYDRKLDEQLKTGIMQYLLMPIVYHILCEFLPSENETKKEMFHRVYHRSKALYGGVEKAASETVFYLSELRKRIKEKIANMKGE
- a CDS encoding TIGR03826 family flagellar region protein; the encoded protein is MNLDNCPVCGGLFLKTKFRDICEKCYKEEEEAFEVVYNFLRKRENRMATITQVVEATGVEEALLFKFIKTGRLQLRQFPHLGYPCARCGTIIREGKLCESCNKDVNKQLHMIYEEEKRKDKQNNNPTYYIKKDEK
- the flgM gene encoding flagellar biosynthesis anti-sigma factor FlgM gives rise to the protein MRIDHVRLSNVYAYRSRIESDVSKHKRLKENDQVDISVEAKELQQLALWEKERQKKLADIKERVQNGTYQIDNYEVAKSIYAFYKQGKQ
- a CDS encoding flagellin: MRIQHNISALNTHRQLAFNNTQTAKNLEKLSSGFRINRAGDDAAGLAISEKMRGQIRGLEMATKNAQDSISLIQTAEGALTETHAILQRMRELAVQSANDTNTQEDRDALQAEVNQLISELNRIANNTEFNTQKLLDGTFNGKTFHIGANSGQAITLTINAMTASGLGVSGLSISSQTAADDAISTINSAIETVSSERAKLGAVQNRLEHTINNLGATQENLTAAESRIRDVDMAKEMMEFTKNNILMQAAQAMLAQANQQPQGVLQLLR